From Deltaproteobacteria bacterium HGW-Deltaproteobacteria-18, a single genomic window includes:
- a CDS encoding cytochrome B: MKHDAPTTAPDDLAQARATRNPLRKLYYWTLHWAATPYALPALVLLSFAESSFFPVPPDVLLIALCFSTPGRWFKLAAWCTAASVAGGMLGYFIGWGLWETVGLPIVRMYHGEAVVEMVRVWYENYGFFGVLVAAVTPIPYKVFTIASGMMSFDLGQFVLASVLGRATRFFLVAGLIRLFGARIKPFMERHFELAASALVVLAILGFAAIKYL; the protein is encoded by the coding sequence ATGAAACACGATGCACCCACCACTGCTCCGGACGATCTGGCACAGGCCCGCGCCACTCGCAACCCCCTGCGCAAGCTCTATTACTGGACCCTGCACTGGGCCGCCACGCCTTACGCTCTGCCGGCCCTGGTGCTCCTGTCCTTTGCCGAGAGCTCCTTTTTTCCCGTGCCACCCGATGTGCTGCTCATCGCCCTGTGTTTTTCGACGCCCGGACGCTGGTTCAAGCTGGCCGCGTGGTGCACTGCGGCCTCGGTCGCGGGGGGGATGCTGGGGTATTTCATCGGCTGGGGGCTTTGGGAGACGGTGGGGCTGCCCATCGTGCGCATGTACCATGGCGAGGCCGTGGTCGAGATGGTCCGCGTCTGGTATGAGAATTACGGATTCTTCGGGGTGCTGGTCGCAGCGGTGACGCCCATTCCCTACAAGGTCTTCACCATCGCTTCCGGCATGATGAGCTTTGATCTGGGACAGTTCGTCCTGGCCTCGGTGCTCGGCAGGGCGACCCGCTTTTTCCTGGTGGCTGGACTCATCCGCCTGTTCGGGGCGCGTATCAAGCCCTTCATGGAACGGCACTTCGAACTGGCCGCCTCGGCTCTGGTTGTGCTGGCCATTCTGGGCTTTGCGGCCATCAAATACCTGTAA
- a CDS encoding antibiotic biosynthesis monooxygenase translates to MFVVIVDVVTRKEFVDNFREAVMRQGNNSVTKEEGCLGFEILQDPENPERFTLYETYTDAQTFYDVHRSTPHFKEYALTTDPWVQSKSVRALSKIWPSG, encoded by the coding sequence ATGTTTGTAGTCATCGTGGATGTCGTGACCAGGAAGGAATTCGTGGATAATTTTCGAGAGGCGGTGATGCGGCAAGGCAACAATTCGGTCACCAAAGAAGAGGGGTGTCTCGGTTTTGAAATTCTGCAGGATCCCGAGAATCCGGAGCGCTTCACCCTCTACGAAACGTACACCGACGCCCAAACATTTTATGATGTGCACCGCTCAACACCCCATTTCAAGGAGTACGCGCTGACCACAGATCCATGGGTGCAAAGCAAAAGCGTACGCGCACTCAGCAAAATCTGGCCTTCAGGCTGA
- the clpP gene encoding ATP-dependent Clp endopeptidase, proteolytic subunit ClpP yields MVSNSVFVIENTGRGERMYDIYSRLLKDRIVLLGTPVDDHVANSICAQLLFLESENPEKQISMYINSPGGAVTAGMAIYDTMQYISAPVATLCIGQAASMAAVLLAAGEKGMRYTLPHSRIMIHQPMGGFQGQATDIAIQAKEIIRLRGELNGILAHHTGQTLEKVEQDTERDYFMSGEEACTYGLIDQVLASRKELE; encoded by the coding sequence ATGGTCAGTAATTCCGTATTCGTCATTGAAAACACCGGCCGCGGCGAGCGGATGTACGATATTTATTCCCGCCTGCTCAAAGACCGCATCGTACTTCTGGGCACTCCCGTCGACGACCACGTCGCCAACTCCATCTGCGCCCAGCTGCTTTTTCTGGAGTCCGAGAATCCTGAGAAGCAGATCAGCATGTACATAAACTCTCCCGGCGGGGCCGTGACGGCCGGCATGGCCATCTATGACACCATGCAGTACATCTCCGCGCCCGTGGCCACCCTGTGCATCGGCCAGGCCGCGAGCATGGCGGCGGTGCTCCTGGCGGCAGGCGAGAAGGGCATGCGCTACACGCTGCCGCATTCACGCATCATGATCCATCAGCCCATGGGCGGATTTCAGGGACAGGCCACGGACATCGCGATTCAGGCCAAGGAAATCATTCGTCTGCGCGGCGAATTGAACGGAATCCTGGCCCATCACACCGGCCAGACGCTGGAAAAGGTTGAACAGGACACGGAGCGGGATTATTTCATGAGTGGGGAAGAAGCCTGCACATACGGTCTCATCGATCAGGTCCTGGCCTCTCGCAAGGAACTTGAATAG
- a CDS encoding two-component sensor histidine kinase: MIAGKLFWRCFLATWATLLVAGMLTVAGVEFHRRADIRGQSLQSGPKTMFELDTAESVLRYAGPQALAALLQKLRHPMLVIGPEGLELRGRTISPAHAALTAKFATTTEVPPQARRIDAPSGRYIIFVPQEPTSEQHATGGPPPGGPPPAWIPLAFALLASFTLSALLAWYLARPVKRLREAFAAMGAGRLDTRIGHLRRRGDEFDDLGLEFDRMAGHLQNLILTQKRLLHDVSHELRSPLIRLQVALGIVRQDPGKLETSLVRMEHEVQRLDCLIDEILTLARLDSGVDRDGWELVDLGELAEEIVHDACFETGVQGSLVRLTERVPAVIQGNRRLLARALENVIRNGIRYSPAEAMLDLDIDIRGESALIRVSDQGPGIPETELARIFEPFNRDANASGHGGFGLGLAIARGAVRLHGGSIRARNLDPHGLCVEILLPLKPSPIGYPDKPVR, encoded by the coding sequence ATGATCGCTGGCAAACTCTTCTGGCGCTGCTTCCTGGCCACCTGGGCAACTCTGCTCGTCGCCGGGATGCTGACCGTCGCCGGTGTCGAATTCCACCGCCGGGCCGATATTCGCGGCCAATCCCTGCAAAGCGGTCCCAAGACCATGTTTGAACTGGACACGGCCGAATCCGTGCTCCGGTATGCCGGCCCCCAGGCCCTTGCCGCCTTGCTGCAGAAACTCCGACATCCCATGCTGGTTATCGGCCCGGAGGGCCTGGAACTCCGGGGCAGAACCATTTCGCCCGCTCATGCGGCCCTGACCGCAAAATTCGCCACAACCACCGAAGTCCCCCCGCAGGCGCGCCGCATCGACGCGCCCAGCGGGCGCTACATCATTTTTGTTCCTCAGGAACCAACCAGCGAACAACATGCCACGGGGGGCCCCCCGCCCGGCGGACCGCCTCCGGCATGGATACCTCTGGCTTTCGCCCTGCTCGCCAGCTTCACCCTGAGCGCGTTACTGGCCTGGTATCTGGCCAGGCCCGTGAAGCGACTGCGTGAAGCCTTCGCAGCCATGGGCGCGGGACGGCTGGATACCAGGATCGGACACCTGCGACGACGCGGAGATGAATTTGACGATCTGGGCCTGGAGTTCGATCGCATGGCCGGGCACCTGCAGAACCTGATTCTGACCCAGAAGAGGCTGCTGCATGACGTATCCCACGAACTCCGCTCCCCCCTGATCCGCCTGCAGGTGGCCCTGGGCATTGTTCGGCAGGACCCGGGAAAGCTCGAAACGAGCCTTGTGCGCATGGAGCATGAAGTGCAACGTCTGGACTGTCTCATTGACGAAATCCTGACCTTGGCCCGCCTTGACTCCGGGGTGGACAGGGACGGTTGGGAACTCGTGGACTTGGGGGAACTGGCGGAGGAAATCGTTCACGACGCCTGCTTCGAAACCGGGGTGCAAGGCTCCCTGGTCCGGCTTACCGAGCGAGTCCCTGCCGTTATTCAAGGCAACCGGCGCCTTCTGGCGCGGGCGCTGGAAAACGTGATCCGCAACGGAATAAGATATTCCCCGGCAGAGGCCATGCTCGATTTGGATATCGACATCCGGGGAGAATCGGCCCTGATCCGAGTGTCGGACCAGGGCCCGGGCATCCCGGAAACGGAACTTGCCCGGATTTTCGAACCCTTCAATCGTGATGCGAACGCCTCAGGTCACGGCGGGTTCGGCCTGGGACTGGCCATTGCGCGAGGAGCGGTGCGGCTGCATGGGGGAAGCATCCGTGCAAGGAATCTGGACCCACACGGACTCTGCGTCGAAATTCTGCTTCCCCTCAAGCCATCTCCCATCGGGTACCCGGACAAACCTGTTCGCTGA
- the lon gene encoding endopeptidase La yields MTDAIVFEKSTHGSMILPVMSLREVVMFPKSIVPLFVGRDSSIKAIEMALDRYEKRIFLVAQKDPGQERPDVDGLYAVGTVSKVLQMLRLPDGTIKVLFEGLYRASWDHERGLMIEDGIQMVQATALPDMEGNPMEGEALVRATHEAVEEYSQVNRKLAKETVLAITSVSQPGRLADSIAPHLKAAYDRKQTVLELRNPVRRLERVYELIQEEVEVFSLEKKIKGRVKKQMEENQKDYYLGEQLKAIHKEMGRDFDPKADMEELEAQLKDKDMPEEARAKAMAEMKKLRQTPPSSAEYAVLRNYVDWILALPWNVIRDVDINIKQAQKILDDDHYGLEKPKERILEYLAVQALVKKLRGPILCLVGPPGVGKTSLAKSIARATGREFVRLSLGGVRDEAEIRGHRRTYVGALPGKIIQSLKRVSTNNPVFCLDEVDKMSMDFRGDPSAALLEVLDPEQNSAFNDHYLDMDYDLSQVFFITTANSLQTIPLPLQDRMEIITIPGYLETEKERIATDFLLPKQLEQHGLKPENLSMSKGAILEIIRRYTRESGVRNMERELASVCRKVARALVEEGDMDKTVAVTKSMLGSYLGIPKVRHGQREEEPQVGVATGLAWTQVGGELLFVEVALMPGTGKIEITGKLGDVMQESAKAAISYIRSRSEFFGLRKDFYKEIDTHIHVPEGATPKDGPSAGITLATCLASALLDIPVRNDVAMTGEITLRGRVLPIGGVRDKLLAAHRGLITRVLLPKENERDLKEVPKVILKDLEIVFVENMDQVLCEALKDVTKETLFCPVADIIPVSKALLKGHEFSSPQ; encoded by the coding sequence ATGACCGATGCCATTGTTTTCGAGAAATCCACCCACGGGAGCATGATCCTTCCGGTCATGTCCCTGCGCGAAGTGGTCATGTTTCCCAAGTCCATCGTGCCTCTTTTCGTGGGCCGGGATTCTTCCATCAAGGCCATCGAGATGGCCTTGGACAGATACGAAAAGCGGATTTTTCTGGTCGCCCAGAAAGACCCCGGACAGGAGCGTCCCGATGTGGACGGCCTCTATGCCGTGGGCACGGTCAGCAAGGTCCTGCAGATGCTGCGTCTGCCCGACGGGACCATCAAGGTGCTCTTCGAGGGCTTGTACCGTGCGTCCTGGGACCATGAGCGCGGGCTCATGATCGAGGACGGCATCCAGATGGTGCAAGCCACCGCGCTGCCGGACATGGAGGGCAACCCCATGGAAGGCGAGGCTCTGGTTCGGGCCACCCACGAGGCCGTGGAGGAATATTCACAGGTCAATCGCAAGCTGGCCAAGGAGACAGTCCTGGCCATCACCAGCGTGTCTCAGCCTGGCCGTCTGGCCGACAGCATCGCCCCTCACCTGAAAGCCGCCTACGATCGCAAGCAAACCGTTCTCGAACTGCGCAACCCTGTCCGCCGCCTGGAGCGGGTCTATGAACTCATCCAGGAAGAGGTCGAGGTCTTTTCTCTGGAAAAGAAGATCAAGGGCCGGGTCAAGAAGCAGATGGAGGAGAATCAGAAGGATTACTACCTCGGCGAGCAGCTCAAAGCCATCCACAAGGAGATGGGCCGCGATTTTGACCCCAAGGCCGACATGGAGGAGCTCGAAGCCCAGCTCAAGGACAAGGACATGCCCGAAGAGGCTCGCGCCAAGGCCATGGCCGAGATGAAAAAGCTGCGCCAGACCCCTCCGTCCTCAGCCGAGTACGCGGTGCTGCGCAACTACGTGGACTGGATTCTGGCCCTGCCGTGGAACGTGATCCGCGATGTGGACATCAACATCAAGCAGGCGCAGAAAATTTTGGATGACGACCATTACGGCCTTGAAAAGCCCAAGGAGCGTATCCTCGAATACCTGGCCGTGCAGGCGTTGGTAAAAAAATTGCGCGGGCCCATTCTTTGTCTGGTCGGCCCTCCCGGCGTCGGCAAAACCTCCCTGGCCAAGTCCATCGCCCGAGCCACGGGTCGCGAATTCGTGCGCCTGTCCCTTGGCGGCGTGCGTGACGAAGCCGAGATCCGCGGCCATCGCCGGACCTATGTCGGTGCACTGCCCGGCAAGATCATCCAGTCGCTCAAGCGCGTCTCGACCAATAATCCGGTCTTCTGCCTGGATGAGGTCGACAAGATGAGCATGGACTTCAGGGGAGACCCCTCGGCCGCGCTCCTTGAAGTCCTCGATCCGGAACAGAACAGCGCCTTCAACGATCATTACCTGGATATGGACTACGATCTGTCCCAGGTCTTTTTCATCACCACGGCCAATTCCCTCCAGACCATCCCGCTTCCCCTGCAGGACCGCATGGAGATCATTACCATCCCCGGCTACCTCGAGACGGAGAAGGAACGCATCGCCACGGATTTCCTGCTGCCCAAGCAGCTTGAGCAGCATGGCCTGAAGCCCGAAAATCTGAGCATGTCTAAGGGCGCGATCCTTGAGATCATCCGCCGCTACACCCGTGAATCCGGCGTGCGCAACATGGAGCGCGAGCTGGCTTCGGTCTGCCGCAAGGTGGCCAGGGCTCTGGTGGAAGAGGGGGACATGGACAAGACCGTGGCCGTGACCAAGTCCATGCTTGGCTCCTACTTGGGTATTCCCAAGGTGCGGCATGGACAGCGTGAGGAGGAGCCCCAGGTCGGCGTGGCCACCGGTTTGGCCTGGACCCAGGTCGGCGGGGAGCTTCTCTTTGTGGAAGTGGCGCTCATGCCCGGCACGGGCAAGATCGAGATCACCGGCAAGCTTGGCGACGTCATGCAGGAGTCGGCCAAGGCGGCCATCAGCTACATTCGTTCCCGGTCGGAGTTTTTCGGACTGCGTAAGGATTTCTACAAGGAAATCGACACCCACATCCACGTGCCCGAAGGAGCCACCCCCAAGGACGGGCCCTCGGCCGGGATTACGCTGGCCACCTGCCTGGCCTCGGCCTTGCTTGACATTCCCGTCAGGAACGACGTGGCCATGACCGGGGAGATCACCCTGCGTGGCCGGGTTCTTCCCATCGGCGGGGTGCGCGACAAGCTCCTGGCCGCGCATCGCGGTCTCATCACGCGGGTATTGCTGCCCAAGGAGAACGAGCGGGATCTGAAGGAAGTGCCCAAGGTCATTCTGAAGGACCTTGAGATAGTGTTCGTCGAGAACATGGATCAGGTGCTGTGCGAGGCCTTGAAGGATGTCACCAAAGAGACGCTTTTCTGTCCTGTCGCCGACATCATCCCGGTCTCCAAGGCCCTGCTCAAGGGGCACGAGTTCTCAAGTCCGCAATAG
- a CDS encoding YitT family protein, whose translation MSGTNPLRPAIKRFDLAYSIRWNLFLITSGALMCAFAMKGIAIPQKFIPGGFFGVGALIYYSTGWLTPGILFFLINLPAFALGWYKLSPRFVLYSLYGLMVMTVAYELMNFTVVIHDQFYAAVACGVLNGLGGGLILRSLGSGGGLDILAVYLFQNYNIGVGKVYFGFNLVLFLLCLTTMPTDLVIVSLILVFITSAMVEQTLALFSQRKVVFIISDHSEAISQAILDSLKQSATFLKGMGAFSKREKNVLMTVVNNIQLKKLEEITFTHDPQALFIVENTFTVLGSSFSKRKIY comes from the coding sequence ATGTCTGGTACAAATCCCTTGAGGCCCGCAATAAAACGCTTTGATCTGGCCTACTCCATCCGCTGGAACCTTTTTCTGATCACCAGCGGAGCGCTCATGTGCGCCTTCGCCATGAAAGGAATCGCCATTCCCCAGAAGTTCATACCCGGCGGTTTTTTCGGCGTGGGCGCGCTCATCTATTATTCGACTGGCTGGCTCACCCCGGGCATTCTCTTTTTTCTGATCAACCTGCCCGCCTTTGCCCTTGGCTGGTACAAGCTCAGTCCCCGCTTCGTTCTCTACAGCCTCTATGGGCTTATGGTCATGACAGTGGCCTACGAACTCATGAACTTCACCGTCGTGATCCATGACCAGTTCTACGCGGCCGTGGCCTGCGGGGTGCTGAACGGACTCGGCGGAGGGCTCATCCTACGCTCCCTGGGGTCGGGAGGCGGCCTTGACATCCTCGCGGTCTATCTCTTCCAGAACTACAATATCGGCGTGGGCAAGGTTTATTTCGGCTTCAACCTTGTGCTTTTCCTGCTCTGCCTGACGACCATGCCCACCGATCTGGTCATTGTTTCCCTGATCCTGGTCTTCATCACCTCCGCCATGGTCGAACAGACCCTCGCGCTCTTTTCACAGCGCAAGGTCGTCTTCATCATCTCCGATCATTCCGAAGCCATCAGCCAGGCCATCCTCGATTCCCTGAAGCAAAGCGCTACCTTCCTGAAAGGCATGGGAGCGTTCAGCAAGCGCGAAAAGAACGTGCTCATGACCGTGGTCAACAACATCCAGCTCAAGAAACTCGAAGAGATCACCTTCACGCACGATCCACAGGCCCTCTTCATAGTGGAGAACACCTTCACGGTGCTGGGCTCGAGCTTCTCCAAGCGCAAGATCTACTGA
- a CDS encoding DNA-binding response regulator, whose translation MKHGFPPWSDGLPKPGTPILLIDDDRDLCALLQEYCAAEGLALHPENSGAAGIPLALSEKFDLVILDVMMPGMSGMDTLRAIRSQSMVPVLMLTAMGDDMDRILGLELGADDYVPKPCTPRELVARIRAILRRSGMNREPDPEILSSGDLVMWPGKRTVLFRDVPLNLTGTEFSILEILLRHAGKPVSREVLCENGLGRPLTRFDRSLDVHLSSIRHKMGHSEDGRSPIQTLRGRGYQLLWA comes from the coding sequence ATGAAACACGGATTTCCACCCTGGAGCGACGGTCTGCCCAAACCCGGGACGCCCATCCTGCTCATCGACGATGACCGGGACCTGTGCGCCCTGCTGCAAGAATACTGCGCTGCGGAAGGCCTCGCCCTGCACCCCGAAAACAGTGGGGCGGCCGGAATACCCCTCGCATTGAGCGAAAAATTCGACCTGGTCATCCTGGACGTGATGATGCCGGGCATGTCCGGTATGGACACCCTGCGCGCCATCCGCTCCCAGAGCATGGTTCCGGTGCTGATGCTCACGGCCATGGGCGATGACATGGACCGAATCCTGGGCCTGGAACTGGGTGCCGACGACTATGTCCCCAAACCCTGCACCCCACGCGAACTGGTCGCCCGCATCCGGGCCATCCTTCGTCGTTCTGGCATGAACAGAGAACCGGACCCTGAAATATTGTCCTCCGGAGACCTCGTGATGTGGCCCGGAAAACGCACAGTGCTGTTTCGGGACGTCCCCCTCAACCTGACCGGAACGGAATTTTCCATTCTCGAAATTCTGCTGCGGCATGCCGGAAAACCGGTCAGCCGGGAAGTCCTGTGCGAAAATGGCCTGGGACGACCCCTGACCCGCTTCGATCGCAGCCTGGACGTGCATCTCTCGAGCATTCGCCACAAGATGGGACATTCCGAGGATGGCCGATCACCCATCCAGACCCTGCGCGGCCGAGGGTATCAGCTGTTGTGGGCATGA
- a CDS encoding ATP-dependent Clp protease ATP-binding subunit ClpX, which produces MAERKKRTGKDLTCSFCGKGQDEVLRLIAGPDVYICNECIALCDDILKNDNRKEDLDSSDIPLPQEIKAALDDYVVGQDDAKKILSVAVYNHYKRIKYHALVKDDVELDKSNILLIGPTGSGKTLLAQTLARILKVPFAIADATTLTEAGYVGEDVENILVQLVQNADYNLESAAKGIIYVDEIDKISRKSDSPSITRDVSGEGVQQALLKIIEGTVANIPPKGGRKHPQQEFIRLDTSNILFIVGGAFIGLEDMVKQRVQGSSMGFGAKMRRKQDDNTDSLLKQVHPMDLIRFGLIPEFTGRISVITSLTELKEDDLMRILQEPKNALVKQYQKMFELENVELKFTHNALKALASRAIKLETGARGLRSVMESIMLDIMYTLPSTKDVTECVINKAVVEEGKEPLLLFKPEAKSA; this is translated from the coding sequence ATGGCGGAAAGAAAAAAAAGAACCGGCAAGGACCTGACCTGCTCTTTTTGTGGAAAGGGACAGGACGAAGTGCTGAGGCTCATTGCCGGTCCGGATGTGTACATCTGCAATGAATGCATTGCCCTGTGCGATGACATTTTGAAGAATGACAATCGCAAGGAAGATCTTGATTCCTCGGACATCCCGTTGCCCCAGGAGATCAAGGCCGCCCTGGATGATTACGTGGTTGGGCAGGACGACGCCAAGAAGATCCTGTCCGTGGCCGTGTACAATCACTACAAGCGCATCAAGTACCACGCCCTGGTCAAGGATGACGTGGAGCTCGACAAGAGCAACATCCTCCTGATCGGTCCCACCGGTTCGGGCAAGACCCTGCTGGCCCAGACCCTGGCCCGCATCCTGAAAGTGCCCTTCGCCATTGCCGACGCCACGACGCTGACCGAGGCCGGGTATGTGGGCGAGGATGTCGAGAATATCCTGGTCCAGCTGGTCCAGAACGCCGATTACAATCTGGAGTCTGCGGCCAAGGGAATCATCTACGTGGACGAGATCGACAAGATCTCGCGCAAGTCCGACAGCCCGTCCATCACCCGCGACGTTTCCGGCGAGGGCGTGCAGCAGGCCCTCCTCAAGATCATCGAAGGGACTGTGGCCAATATCCCCCCCAAGGGCGGGCGCAAGCACCCGCAGCAGGAATTCATCCGCCTCGACACGTCGAACATTCTTTTCATTGTCGGCGGGGCCTTCATCGGGCTCGAAGACATGGTCAAGCAGCGCGTACAGGGCTCGAGCATGGGATTTGGCGCCAAGATGCGCCGCAAGCAGGACGACAATACCGACAGCCTGCTCAAGCAGGTTCACCCCATGGACTTGATCCGTTTCGGACTTATTCCTGAATTCACGGGGCGAATCTCGGTCATAACCTCCCTTACCGAACTCAAGGAAGACGATCTGATGCGCATCCTGCAGGAGCCCAAGAACGCCCTGGTCAAACAGTATCAGAAGATGTTCGAGCTTGAGAACGTGGAACTCAAATTCACGCACAATGCCTTAAAGGCCCTGGCCTCCAGGGCAATCAAGCTGGAAACCGGGGCGCGGGGCTTAAGATCCGTGATGGAGTCCATCATGCTCGACATCATGTACACTCTGCCGTCCACCAAGGACGTCACCGAGTGCGTCATCAACAAGGCCGTGGTGGAAGAGGGCAAGGAACCGTTGCTCCTTTTCAAACCCGAAGCCAAGAGCGCCTGA
- a CDS encoding GGDEF domain-containing protein, translated as MALLLLVLVPLPMAAILALIESGVDIDPVNMLVLGLALGLGFLAPVSRAGAYFLVLHDLRALNDFCSQIQKGRYGARFAVGIEGDDEHEMLRLKRNMNWMAHHIESQTKSLHERLDESDLRKRFYEEMSYRDSLTGLYNRRYFDRFLPDALRDPARGAGVFLALIDCDGFKQVNDTLGHQAGDEVLATLGRIIAQSVREGVDVGFRFGGDEFGVIFRAFEFSACCKACERIRSRFAADNDASCTVSIGLCAWTPARGSSVAELVHHCDSCLYRAKGLGGNQVFAEMASTIPCCRLEAASF; from the coding sequence ATGGCTTTGCTGCTGCTTGTCCTCGTGCCGCTGCCCATGGCCGCGATTCTCGCTCTGATCGAGTCGGGCGTGGATATCGATCCTGTGAACATGCTGGTTCTGGGTCTGGCCTTGGGGCTTGGATTTTTGGCGCCCGTGAGCCGCGCCGGTGCATATTTTCTGGTCCTTCACGATCTGCGCGCCCTGAACGATTTTTGCTCGCAGATTCAAAAGGGCCGCTACGGAGCGCGTTTCGCGGTGGGCATCGAGGGCGATGACGAACATGAGATGCTGCGTCTCAAACGAAACATGAACTGGATGGCCCATCACATCGAATCCCAGACCAAGTCGCTGCATGAGCGTCTTGATGAAAGCGATCTGCGCAAGCGCTTTTACGAGGAGATGTCCTACCGCGACTCGCTGACCGGGCTTTACAACCGCCGCTATTTCGACCGGTTCCTGCCTGATGCCCTGCGCGATCCTGCGCGTGGTGCCGGCGTTTTCTTGGCGCTCATCGATTGCGACGGATTCAAGCAGGTCAACGATACACTGGGACATCAGGCAGGTGACGAGGTGCTGGCGACGCTGGGTCGAATCATCGCCCAGTCGGTGCGCGAAGGCGTGGATGTCGGGTTCAGATTTGGCGGGGACGAGTTCGGGGTCATTTTTCGGGCTTTCGAATTTTCGGCCTGCTGCAAAGCGTGCGAGCGAATCCGCTCCCGCTTTGCAGCGGACAACGACGCAAGCTGCACTGTCTCCATTGGCCTGTGCGCGTGGACTCCCGCGCGTGGATCAAGCGTGGCCGAGCTGGTGCATCATTGCGACAGTTGCCTCTACAGGGCTAAGGGCCTGGGAGGAAATCAGGTTTTTGCGGAAATGGCCAGCACGATTCCGTGCTGCCGTTTGGAGGCCGCCAGTTTCTAG
- a CDS encoding HD family phosphohydrolase: MFNIVGQLPEGKVVSATAGPCASLVLTLHQFAESLGRAVDAKDAWTCAHSEEVAVVSQILALNMGFTPAQSELVHLAGHLHDIGKIGVPDAILQKPGPLTGEEFEVIKRHPLIGEAIVQPVKALNGHSGVARMIRHHHERYDGLGYPDGLSGYDIPMGARILAVADSLSAMMQQRPYKEAMSFEHAEAEIMAQSGKMYDPRVVRAFMAGREHIRSWVSGMRGDERAAG, encoded by the coding sequence ATGTTCAACATTGTTGGGCAGTTGCCGGAGGGCAAGGTCGTTTCGGCAACTGCCGGGCCGTGCGCTTCGCTGGTGCTGACCTTGCACCAGTTTGCCGAATCCCTGGGACGGGCCGTGGACGCCAAGGACGCCTGGACCTGCGCCCATTCCGAGGAAGTTGCCGTGGTCAGCCAGATATTGGCCCTGAACATGGGCTTCACCCCCGCACAGTCCGAGTTGGTCCATCTGGCCGGACATCTGCACGATATAGGAAAGATCGGCGTTCCCGACGCCATCCTGCAAAAACCCGGGCCGCTGACGGGCGAGGAATTCGAAGTCATAAAACGCCATCCGCTCATCGGCGAGGCCATCGTGCAGCCGGTCAAGGCGTTGAACGGGCACAGCGGAGTGGCGCGCATGATCCGCCATCATCACGAACGCTATGACGGTCTTGGATATCCGGATGGACTCAGCGGATACGATATCCCCATGGGCGCGCGGATTCTGGCCGTGGCAGACAGTCTTTCAGCCATGATGCAGCAGCGTCCCTACAAGGAGGCCATGAGCTTTGAGCATGCCGAGGCCGAGATCATGGCCCAGTCCGGGAAGATGTACGATCCCCGGGTGGTTCGGGCCTTCATGGCGGGCCGCGAGCATATCAGGTCCTGGGTGTCCGGCATGCGCGGAGATGAGCGGGCAGCGGGTTGA
- a CDS encoding methyltransferase type 12 — translation MSRRKTRNKPVLGKAERSPGRRPVLPWPLPALVAWSACWTLFLGLHALQTPVPWSLTLATSLGLAASAMGASIWRKLFIAAGFPLSLAASNLGTGLPPWVWLIPLALLLLLYPMSAWRDAPLFPTPAGILDGLEQIAPLKCTDRILDAGCGLGNGLAELYRVYPLAQLHGLERSWPLRFMCAWRCPFARVRHGDIWNADWSAYSMVYMFQRPESMGPAAEKAMRELSPGSWLVSLEFEATALKPLAVLRNRQDKPVWIYRMR, via the coding sequence ATGAGCAGACGCAAAACCCGAAATAAACCCGTGCTTGGCAAGGCGGAACGATCTCCAGGCCGCCGCCCGGTTCTTCCCTGGCCGCTGCCTGCGCTTGTTGCATGGAGTGCTTGCTGGACGCTTTTCCTGGGCCTGCACGCCCTGCAAACCCCGGTTCCGTGGAGTCTGACCCTGGCCACGAGCCTTGGTCTTGCTGCCAGCGCCATGGGCGCCTCCATCTGGCGCAAACTTTTCATCGCCGCCGGCTTCCCCCTCTCTCTGGCTGCATCAAACCTCGGAACCGGACTTCCGCCCTGGGTCTGGCTGATCCCGCTTGCCCTGCTGCTGCTCCTCTACCCCATGAGCGCCTGGCGGGATGCCCCGCTTTTTCCAACCCCCGCTGGCATTCTGGATGGCCTCGAACAGATCGCACCGCTCAAATGCACGGACCGTATTCTGGACGCAGGCTGCGGGCTGGGCAACGGCCTTGCCGAACTGTACCGCGTCTACCCCTTGGCGCAGCTCCATGGACTGGAGAGAAGCTGGCCGCTACGCTTCATGTGCGCCTGGCGTTGCCCCTTCGCCCGGGTGCGTCACGGAGACATCTGGAACGCCGACTGGTCGGCCTATTCCATGGTTTACATGTTCCAGCGCCCCGAGAGCATGGGTCCGGCAGCAGAAAAAGCCATGCGCGAACTTTCGCCCGGCTCCTGGCTGGTCAGCCTTGAATTCGAGGCCACCGCCCTCAAGCCTTTGGCGGTATTGCGCAATCGCCAAGACAAGCCCGTCTGGATCTACCGCATGCGTTGA